The Nitrosomonas sp. genomic sequence ACGCTTGGAAAGACTGCCAAACACCACTAGTCGAGGAAAACCACTTCGACCCAATTTTTTTGCCGCCTGTAATGCACCAAGCGGGGGATGCGCCTCATCGAAATAAATTTCTGAGTAGCACTCATCCGCCGCAATAACAAATCCATACTGATCGGATAAAGCAAATAGACTCTGCCACTCGTTCAATGTCATCACCCGACCGGTAGGGTTATTCGGCGAGCAAATATAGACTAACTGGGTACGCGCCCAGATATGGTCTGGTAACTGCGTCCATTGTGGCGCAAACTGGTCTTCCGGCAAGGAATTAAGAAAAAAAAGCTCGGCGTTGGCCAGTAATGCCGCGCCCTCATATATCTGATAAAAAGGATTCTGGCAGACAACAACCGGTCGCAGTGAGGTATGCGCATCCACAACTGTCTGCGCAAATGCAAATAATGCCTCTCGACTGCCATTAATAGGGATAACCTGTGTCTCTGGATTGATATTATCAAGCTGGTAGCGCTGCGCCAACCAGGCAGCAATACTGGTTCGCAACCAGTTCGAACCTTGCGTTGTAGGATAATGCGCGAGCCCTTGCAGATTATTTGCCAGTTCCTGCTTGATAAATTCAGGCGTTGCGTGCTTGGGCTCGCCAATATGCAGACAAATAGGTGCGAGCGAAGCATTAGGCTCTAAATCTTTCAGTAATCCGGCAAGTTTCTGAAATGGGTAAGGCTGAAGATTTTCTAATACAGGATTCATATTTGGCAGAATGCTGTGATCAGCACGGTGTTTGTAGCCGGATAGATTTTTTGATGTACCACTAAGAGCAGGATTATAAAGGCTGGCAGCAATGTTGACCATAAAAAAAACGTTACCAATCGTCTCCCTGCTTCTTGGCGCAACCATATGGGGCATAGTTTGGTATCCCTACCGAATACTTGAACAACATGGCATCGGAGGTGAGCTATCAACTACATTGACTTACTTCACTGCCTTGCTGATTGGCCTGGTGTTATTCCACAGGCAGCTTTACCGTGAAGTCATTTTTAGTGCCGCCATCCACTATTTGGTATGGATTGGATTATGTGCTGGCTGGGCCAGCATGGCATATACCTTGGGGATTGTTCACGGGGAAGTCATGCGAGTACTGCTGTTATTTTATCTGGCACCACTTTGGACCATTCTGTTTGCGCGTCTGCTACTCAATGAACGACTGAGCGTCCATGGCTACTTCATTATCCTGCTATCGTTAATGGGCGCCATCCTCTTGCTTTGGCAGCCAGGAAACAAAATACCCATGCCGACGTCCTATGGCGACTGGATGGGTCTGACTGGTGGATTTATGTTTGCGCTCGCAAATGTTCTTATTCGCAAAGACCAACAGCACAGTATCCAGCTCAAATCACTGGCAGTCTGGGCTGGCGCCACCTTGATCGGAGTAACCGTCCTGATGCTGAAAGGTGACGTCTCAATTTATCCTGCCCACCCGATTGAAGGAAGTATTTGGCTGTTATTGCTGGGGGTAGGAATATTAATTTTTTTCCTGAGTGTGTTATTGCAATTTGGACTTACCCACACCCCGGCAAATCAGGCGATTATTATTCTACTGTTTGAGCTGGTAATAGCCGCACTTGCAGCTCATTTTCTAACAGAAGAAGTGATGACTCTCAAGGACTGGACAGGTGGATTAATGGTTGTCTCAGCCAGTGTTTTTTCCACAAAAATCAATCGCAGCTGACTGGCTCCAAACTTATTCCTAGATTCGAATTTTAGTGATACGCTATTGATGGTGATAGGGGTCGGTTCGCAACCACTGCTTGTCATGGCCACGTCACAAGTAACACCTACATTGCTCGTACAAGATTAATAAAGCGGGTTTGGGTATAGTATTTTCGTACCTTCTAATGAAACAAATTCACCGACTTATTCGATTTATCGATCTTTATTCCAACGGAGAACAAATTATGCATAACCCAAAAATCTTGATCATGACCATTGCTTGCGTTATTACCTTCACAGTGACACCGCTGGCTGCAGCAGAAAACATAGCCAGCCATTCCACAGCCTCTGGAAATTTGTTGCTTGCACAAGCGCATGAACAACACGCGGATCACAATGGCAAACACGACAAAAAAGCAGACGACGGACATGCAGATCACAAGGAGCATGGGCAGCACGACAAAATGCAGGCAAACTATGCTGACATGATCACTTCGCACGCCGAAGCGCTTAATCTCTCTGATGAACAACTGGGCAAAATTATGCGCCATCATCTAAAGAGCTCCAGGGAAAATCGCGAAATCATGCAACAGGCTCATAAAAGTATGAAAGCACTTCGTAATGCGAGCGTCAGCTCTGATGCGAATGACGACTTACTCCGCAAACATGCCAAGGATCATGCCGATGCCATCACTGAGCTGGCTGAAAAACGCATCAGCCAACGTAAAGCCATGCATAACATTCTGAGCGAAGAACAACTCAAAAAACTCAAAACCATGAAAATACATCATGGCAGTCATGGCTCAGACAATAAAGGTGGGCATAATCATCATTAGCACGGATGCGTAATTTAAATGCCGGGTCGCAAAGTAACTCTATTTGTTTAGATTAATCAATGGAGAATCCAATGAAACTTATTCTACTGCTTACTTTCATTTTAAGTTTTCACGCCTATGCTCAAGAACATGGCGCACATGAGAAAGGCACCCAGACCAGCTCGTCACATCAACATCAAATTAAAAATGAAAGTACTGATGTGGCGATTGAAAATGAGGACAGTCAAGAAACTACCATACTGGACTCAAGCAGCGCTGCTGATAGCCATACTGAAGATACGGCAACTGAAACTGCCGCTGAGCATACGCATACGGGCTGCGGTCAACATGACCACGGTTGCGAAGGAATGCATGGTGGCGGTCATGCGGGTCATCAGGAAGGTGCTGGCCACGGCGGCAAAATGCATAAAGGAGGAATGCATGGCGGCGGTCACGGTCATGGTTTGGACAGAAACACTCTCAAGCAATACTTTGAACCCTTACCAAAATCGATTATCGATGAACAAAAAAATGCCGCATTGATTAATCTGGGAAAGATGCTCTATCTGGATCCACGGCTTTCAGTTAATAACAAAATTTCCTGCAATTCCTGTCATGGGCTTGGAAATTTCGGTGTGGATAACGAACCCACTTCTCCGGGTCATGAAGGCAAGCGCGGCAACCGCAATTCACCCACTACCATGAATGCCGCACTTCATATAGCGCAATTCTGGGATGGCCGCGCTCGTGATGTGGAAGAACAGGCATTAGGCCCGATTCTGAATCCAGTTGAAATGGGAATGCCCGACAAAGGTACCGTTGTCAAGAAACTTAAAGAAATTGATAGTTATCAAAAATTATTTACTGAAGTTTTCAGCGATCAGAAATACCCATTTAATTACAACAATATCGGCGAGGCAATTGGCGCTTTTGAACGCACCTTACTGACACCATCGCGTTTTGACGATTATCTGAATGGTGATGATGAGGCCTTATCCAAGGTTGAAAAAAGAGGGTTACACAAGTTTATTCGGATCGGTTGCGCGACCTGTCACAACGGTGTTGCCATCGGTGGAAACTCCTTCAAGAAGATAGGTTTGATTGAGCCTTACGAAACCCCTGATTTTGGGCGTTACGAAGTAACCAGAATTGAGAATGACAAGTACGTATTCAAGGTTCCTAGCTTGCGAAATATCACACAAACTGCGCCGTATTTTCATGATGGTTCGGTTATCACGCTGGAAGAGGCCATTCGCCTGATGGCGAAACATCAGCTTGGTCGGGAAGTGGGTCATGGGTTTATCCGTGATGTGAAAGCTTTCCTGGGATCCCTGAAAGCTAAAGAGCCGTGAAGAAATCAGTACGATCCAAGTGCAACTATTTATGAACGACTCATCAGGACAATAATTAGTCTGTAATACGGGCCAATTACCGCTGAACGCTAAACGGCACTTGTGGTTTCTCATTTTATGCTCTGATTTTTGTGGCTTCTGGTAGTGCCGGTTTAATCGCTTGCACGGAATGAGAATACGAATTACATTAACAGCCGACGTTTGTCATAAAAGTCACACCAATATAAAATTCCGCGCCTCACTGAAGTTTGTGGAAACCGGAATAAATGTAAAACTAAAAGGAGAGAAATTATGCAATTGAAAGGATCTCAAACTGAAGCTAATTTGAAAGCAGCATTTGCTGGTGAATCCCAGGCGAACCGTCGTTATCTTTATTTTGCAGCTAAAGCTGATGTTGAAGGTCAAAACGATGTCGCATCAGTCTTTCGTTCTACCGCTGAAGGTGAAACCGGGCACGCCCACGGACACCTGGAATATCTGGAATCATGTGGCGATCCTGCAACGGGCCTGACATTTGGCTCGTCGCGTGACAATCTCAAAACGGCAATTGCTGGTGAAACACATGAATATACCGATATGTATCCTGGCATGGCGAAAGCAGCACGCGATGAAGGTTTCAATGAAATCGCCGACTGGTTCGAGACACTTGCCAAAGCGGAGCGCTCTCATGCCAATCGCTTTCAACGTGCGCTGGATAATTTGAACGACTAGGGATTTGAACAGTAGTAGTTAAAACTGTTTGATTATATGCTTGCCCGGTTGATGCTCGTTTACAGCATTTCCGGGCAAATCTAATTTAGCGCCTGCTTTATTTGTTGAACTAACTGATTACCCTCTTATGTCATCCCGCGAAGGCAGTCTGGAAGCACCCAAACGCAATCCGATAGATTGGCAAAACCCGGATTTTTACGATGAACAGCAATTGTTTGAGGAAATGTTCCGGGTATTTGATATTTGTCACGGTTGCAGGCGTTGCGTTAATCTTTGTACTACCTTTCCCAGTCTGTTTGATCTCATTGATGACGGCAAGACGGGTGAGCCTGATGGAGTGGAAAAACAGGACCTGTGGCAAGTTGTGGATCGCTGCTACTTGTGCGACATGTGCTTTATGACTAAATGCCCTTATGTGCCACCGCATCCGTGGAATATTGATTTTCCACACTTGATGTTACGTGCCAAGGCAATCAAATATAAAAAACAAGGCGCGAGTTTGCGCGATAGACTGCTATCGAGCACCGATACCCTGGGTAAACTTGCCACCATACCGGTAATCGTGCAGACAACCAATGCCATTACCCAAACACCCGCCACGCGCAAAATATTCAGCAAGGCATTGGGCATTCACCCCGAGCGGGAATTGCCGACCTACAGCTCA encodes the following:
- a CDS encoding c-type cytochrome yields the protein MHGGGHAGHQEGAGHGGKMHKGGMHGGGHGHGLDRNTLKQYFEPLPKSIIDEQKNAALINLGKMLYLDPRLSVNNKISCNSCHGLGNFGVDNEPTSPGHEGKRGNRNSPTTMNAALHIAQFWDGRARDVEEQALGPILNPVEMGMPDKGTVVKKLKEIDSYQKLFTEVFSDQKYPFNYNNIGEAIGAFERTLLTPSRFDDYLNGDDEALSKVEKRGLHKFIRIGCATCHNGVAIGGNSFKKIGLIEPYETPDFGRYEVTRIENDKYVFKVPSLRNITQTAPYFHDGSVITLEEAIRLMAKHQLGREVGHGFIRDVKAFLGSLKAKEP
- a CDS encoding Spy/CpxP family protein refolding chaperone, whose product is MHNPKILIMTIACVITFTVTPLAAAENIASHSTASGNLLLAQAHEQHADHNGKHDKKADDGHADHKEHGQHDKMQANYADMITSHAEALNLSDEQLGKIMRHHLKSSRENREIMQQAHKSMKALRNASVSSDANDDLLRKHAKDHADAITELAEKRISQRKAMHNILSEEQLKKLKTMKIHHGSHGSDNKGGHNHH
- a CDS encoding DMT family transporter, with the protein product MLTIKKTLPIVSLLLGATIWGIVWYPYRILEQHGIGGELSTTLTYFTALLIGLVLFHRQLYREVIFSAAIHYLVWIGLCAGWASMAYTLGIVHGEVMRVLLLFYLAPLWTILFARLLLNERLSVHGYFIILLSLMGAILLLWQPGNKIPMPTSYGDWMGLTGGFMFALANVLIRKDQQHSIQLKSLAVWAGATLIGVTVLMLKGDVSIYPAHPIEGSIWLLLLGVGILIFFLSVLLQFGLTHTPANQAIIILLFELVIAALAAHFLTEEVMTLKDWTGGLMVVSASVFSTKINRS
- a CDS encoding rubrerythrin — its product is MQLKGSQTEANLKAAFAGESQANRRYLYFAAKADVEGQNDVASVFRSTAEGETGHAHGHLEYLESCGDPATGLTFGSSRDNLKTAIAGETHEYTDMYPGMAKAARDEGFNEIADWFETLAKAERSHANRFQRALDNLND
- a CDS encoding succinyldiaminopimelate transaminase, whose protein sequence is MNPVLENLQPYPFQKLAGLLKDLEPNASLAPICLHIGEPKHATPEFIKQELANNLQGLAHYPTTQGSNWLRTSIAAWLAQRYQLDNINPETQVIPINGSREALFAFAQTVVDAHTSLRPVVVCQNPFYQIYEGAALLANAELFFLNSLPEDQFAPQWTQLPDHIWARTQLVYICSPNNPTGRVMTLNEWQSLFALSDQYGFVIAADECYSEIYFDEAHPPLGALQAAKKLGRSGFPRLVVFGSLSKRSNVPGLRSGFVAGDASILKKFLLYRTYHGSAMNPAVQAASTIAWSDEQHVIENRRLYKQKFADAMEILATALPVSMPEAAFYLWLKTPVSDTAFCRRLYHEKNIVVLPGSYLAREAGGINPGENFVRIALVSSVTECKEAFERIREVAF